CGCCCACGGGGCCGCGCGCATGCATCTTGCCGGTGGCGATACCAATCTCGCCGCCCATCCCGAACTCGCCGCCATCGGCGAATTGGGTCGACGCGTTATGCATCAGAATCGCGCTATCGAGACGCTCAAAGAAACGCGCCACCGCGCCTGCGTCCTCGGACATGATGCAATCGGTATGATTTGACCCGAAGGTGCGGATATGCGCAATCGCTTCGTCAATATTATCAACGACTTTCGCGGCGATCTTCATGTCAAGATACTCCATGCCCCAGTCATCATCGGTGGCTGGAACCGATCCCTTCAGCCCCTGCGCATGGACATCGACTCCGACGGCCATCAGATCATCGACAATCTGCTGCCCCAGCGCCAGCGCATCGCGATGCACCAGCAGACATTCCGCTGCGCCGCAAATGCCGGTGCGCCGCGTTTTGGCGTTCATCACGACCGCGCGGGCCATATCAGCATCGGCGGATTTGTCGATGTAGATATGCACGATCCCCTCAAGATGGGCGAATACCGGCACCCGCGCCTCGCGTTGCACCAACCCCACAAGGCCCTTGCCGCCCCGCGGCACGATCACGTCGATCGTATCGGTCATGGTCAGCATGGCGCTGACGGCAGCGCGATCCCGCGTTGGCACCAGTTGAATTGCGTCCGCAGGCAGGCCCGCATCAACCAGCCCCTTGACCATCGCCGCGTGGATCGCACCGCTGGAATGCAGGCTTTCCGAGCCACCGCGCAGGATCACCGCATTT
This portion of the Octadecabacter sp. SW4 genome encodes:
- a CDS encoding glutamate-5-semialdehyde dehydrogenase, with translation MTDIATLMADIGARAKAAAAELAFASAERKHAALIGAAEHVWTDRAAIIAANARDMEFGREKGLSGAMLDRLMLDEDRIRGIVDALRAVAEQPDPVGETLAEWDMASGLHIKRVRTPLGVIGVIYESRPNVTADAGALCLKAGNAVILRGGSESLHSSGAIHAAMVKGLVDAGLPADAIQLVPTRDRAAVSAMLTMTDTIDVIVPRGGKGLVGLVQREARVPVFAHLEGIVHIYIDKSADADMARAVVMNAKTRRTGICGAAECLLVHRDALALGQQIVDDLMAVGVDVHAQGLKGSVPATDDDWGMEYLDMKIAAKVVDNIDEAIAHIRTFGSNHTDCIMSEDAGAVARFFERLDSAILMHNASTQFADGGEFGMGGEIGIATGKMHARGPVGAAQLTSFKYLVSGDGAVRS